The following proteins are encoded in a genomic region of Phoenix dactylifera cultivar Barhee BC4 unplaced genomic scaffold, palm_55x_up_171113_PBpolish2nd_filt_p 002300F, whole genome shotgun sequence:
- the LOC120109503 gene encoding lysM domain receptor-like kinase 3 has translation MCKSRRAVMASRPTSRSCSGNTASNSSSSSSSSVASNASSSASLVALRNSLLALRNSRQETPTLYPFSEISAVTNKFVASSSRRCSLRGKDVVVFRRPFRGDPAALPARLVAVCRSHHSSLVRLLGASLAGGTIYLVYEHSPGAPLADCLRNPRNPKFTPLSSWTSRIQVAADLAQGLDYIHHHSATIHNCIKASNILVIEPHFRAKICHFGAADLAGDILAKTNADADKEAAAADAEISPLSSPSRKLKRSDSRRMKIEGTRGYMAPELLAGGNISWRSDVYALGVVLLELLSGEEPIKHRFDERHNNFHRVSLIETAREAIGPAEYSAEKERRGRVRHWVDRRLRDSYPVEAAEHLIRVALRCVEAEAAARPDMTWVAGKISKIFLDSKSWEEKLSVPTEFSVSFAPR, from the coding sequence ATGTGCAAGTCTCGACGCGCCGTCATGGCATCCCGCCCCACCTCCCGTTCCTGCTCCGGCAACACCGCCTccaactcctcctcctcctcctcctcctccgtcgccTCTaacgcctcctcctccgcctccctcgTCGCCCTCCGCAACTCCCTCCTCGCCCTCCGCAACTCCCGCCAGGAGACCCCCACCCTCTACCCCTTCTCCGAGATTTCCGCCGTCACCAACAAGTTCGTCGCCTCCTCCTCCCGGCGCTGCTCCCTCCGTGGCAAGGACGTCGTCGTCTTCCGGCGCCCCTTCCGTGGCGACCCCGCCGCCCTCCCTGCCCGCCTCGTTGCCGTCTGCAGGAGCCACCACAGCAGCCTCGTCCGCCTCCTCGGTGCCTCCCTCGCCGGCGGCACCATCTACCTCGTCTACGAGCACTCCCCCGGCGCGCCCCTCGCCGACTGCCTCCGCAACCCCCGAAACCCCAAGTTCACCCCGCTCTCTTCCTGGACGTCCCGCATCCAAGTCGCCGCCGACCTCGCCCAGGGCCTCGACTACATCCACCACCACTCCGCTACCATCCACAACTGCATCAAGGCCTCCAACATCCTCGTCATCGAGCCCCACTTCCGCGCCAAGATCTGCCACTTCGGCGCCGCCGATCTCGCCGGCGATATCCTCGCCAAGACCAACGCCGACGCCGAcaaggaggcggcggcggcggacgcGGAGATCTCTCCCTTGTCCTCTCCATCCCGCAAGCTAAAAAGATCGGACAGCCGCCGGATGAAGATCGAGGGGACGAGGGGGTACATGGCGCCGGAGCTGCTCGCCGGCGGGAACATCTCTTGGCGGTCGGACGTGTACGCCCTCGGCGTGGTGCTCCTGGAGCTCCTATCCGGCGAGGAGCCGATCAAGCACCGGTTCGACGAGAGGCACAATAACTTCCACAGGGTCTCCCTCATCGAGACGGCGAGGGAGGCGATCGGGCCGGCAGAGTACTCCGCCGAGAAGGAGCGCCGGGGGCGGGTGCGGCATTGGGTGGACCGGAGGCTGCGGGACTCCTACCCGGTGGAGGCGGCGGAGCATCTGATCCGGGTAGCTCTCCGGTGCgtggaggcggaggcggcggcgcgCCCGGACATGACGTGGGTCGCCggtaaaatatctaaaattttcTTGGACTCCAAGTCGTGGGAGGAGAAGCTTAGCGTTCCGACGGAGTTCTCGGTGTCCTTTGCTCCGCGGTGA